Proteins encoded by one window of Candidatus Zixiibacteriota bacterium:
- a CDS encoding DMT family transporter encodes MIRLLLVLTVCVWGWSFVATKICLAYLTPLQVIGLRYLLGLPVMGAVLLAKRRPIRVPRAEYPWILAAAAAITIHFLVQVIGMQYTTATNTGWLIAVTPLVLAVLSAVFLKERLSAKAAAGIAVATTGVLLLVSQGRLFTLGWLQSAGDWLVFASAHTWAVFTILTRDLSRRCGPLVTPFLVLSVSAAVILTLMFGSAGLAGVTALPVRGVVALLFLGLVVQGLAFWFWQEGVAKLGAARAGVFLYLEPLATTALAVPYLGEHFGLFTGIGGGLVLLGVYLAERRVRRGGAANRAGTLESR; translated from the coding sequence ATGATTCGCCTCCTCTTGGTGCTCACCGTGTGTGTCTGGGGATGGTCGTTTGTGGCGACCAAGATCTGCCTGGCGTACCTCACCCCGCTGCAGGTGATCGGCCTGCGCTACCTGCTCGGGCTTCCGGTTATGGGGGCCGTGCTCCTGGCCAAGCGGCGGCCGATCCGGGTGCCGCGCGCGGAGTATCCCTGGATTCTGGCGGCGGCGGCCGCGATCACCATCCATTTCCTCGTGCAGGTGATCGGGATGCAGTACACCACGGCGACCAACACCGGGTGGCTGATCGCGGTGACCCCGCTCGTGCTGGCGGTCCTGTCGGCGGTGTTTCTGAAGGAGCGCCTGTCGGCCAAGGCGGCGGCGGGGATCGCCGTGGCCACGACCGGCGTGCTGCTGTTGGTGTCGCAGGGGCGCCTGTTTACGCTCGGGTGGCTGCAGAGCGCCGGGGACTGGCTCGTATTTGCCTCGGCCCACACCTGGGCGGTGTTCACCATCCTCACCCGCGACCTCTCCCGGCGGTGCGGACCGCTGGTGACGCCGTTCCTTGTGCTCTCGGTCTCGGCGGCGGTCATTCTCACCCTCATGTTCGGATCGGCCGGCCTGGCCGGGGTGACGGCGCTGCCGGTGCGGGGGGTCGTCGCCCTCCTCTTCCTCGGATTGGTCGTGCAGGGGCTGGCGTTCTGGTTCTGGCAGGAGGGGGTGGCAAAGCTGGGCGCGGCCCGGGCCGGGGTGTTCCTCTATCTGGAACCGCTGGCGACCACCGCCCTGGCGGTACCCTACCTGGGGGAGCACTTCGGGCTGTTCACCGGGATCGGCGGGGGGCTGGTGCTGCTGGGCGTGTATCTGGCGGAGCGGCGGGTGCGGCGCGGCGGCGCCGCCAATCGTGCGGGCACCCTCGAATCGCGTTGA
- a CDS encoding ribonuclease Z — translation MGLIADALVWKGNRLEARVLYSRAGVAQHILVRTDRSGILVDTGDGCLRDLLAAGIRLDSLGGLLYTHGHFDHVGGLHTLLGFLRMIGRTAPLPICAPDRCTEVFALAHTFRRCYPDHLPYPLVLRELHPHERFELAGLPIEAYPMAHAGSIDRGGILDPIPAFGYRITLEGETIAITGDTGLCDEVKDLVRGADLAIIEATFADDDRCEPEMLARVHLSESLARDLGTLAKSYLLIHRAERS, via the coding sequence ATGGGATTGATCGCCGACGCACTCGTCTGGAAAGGCAACCGCCTGGAGGCGCGAGTGCTGTACTCCCGCGCGGGCGTGGCCCAGCACATTCTCGTGCGCACCGACCGTTCCGGCATCCTCGTCGACACCGGCGACGGCTGTCTGCGCGATCTTCTGGCCGCCGGAATTCGGCTGGATTCGCTCGGCGGTCTGCTCTACACGCACGGCCACTTCGACCATGTGGGGGGGCTCCACACGCTCCTCGGGTTTCTCCGCATGATCGGCCGCACCGCTCCGCTCCCCATCTGCGCCCCCGACCGCTGCACCGAGGTGTTCGCCCTCGCCCACACTTTCCGCCGCTGTTACCCCGATCACCTTCCCTACCCCCTGGTGCTGCGCGAGCTCCACCCGCACGAGCGGTTCGAGCTCGCGGGGCTGCCGATCGAGGCGTACCCGATGGCCCACGCCGGGAGCATCGACCGCGGCGGCATTCTCGATCCCATCCCCGCCTTCGGCTACCGCATCACTTTGGAGGGAGAGACAATCGCCATCACCGGCGACACCGGCCTGTGCGATGAGGTCAAGGATCTGGTCCGCGGCGCCGACCTCGCGATCATCGAAGCGACCTTCGCCGACGACGACCGGTGTGAACCGGAGATGCTCGCACGCGTGCACCTGTCGGAGTCGCTGGCCCGCGACCTCGGCACCCTGGCCAAGTCCTACCTGCTGATTCACCGGGCGGAGCGATCGTGA
- a CDS encoding serine protease has product MNELIYRASRSIVTVEAIQPRMYGGVGGAGGQTIHTLVSSGLIYDSAGHVLASASSVAGREQILVHYDDQTLEARLCGVDYITGLAVLAVDRPLGVPAALCRHRQCAGQMVIAIGNAYGVRASPTLGFCSGLRNDGIMQFTAPITSGTVGGGVFDMAGELVGVITGGIGRERFAEVGLAVPASEIPEAVAHLVAQGDRYAGYVGVQIADIDVSPGLEIRYPASLVESGRTPGRIIDRGVLVTSVTAGSPAARAGLSPGDLLFAVNGVAVGSAGELRSLVRNNPPGTRVEIGYLRREMPYVVALETARLDDPRWEDLFAPQPGVSDPAEVTDSLRKEVERLQRALEDLQKRLR; this is encoded by the coding sequence GTGAACGAACTCATTTACCGCGCCTCCCGCTCGATCGTGACGGTGGAAGCCATCCAGCCCCGAATGTACGGCGGGGTGGGCGGGGCCGGGGGGCAGACTATCCACACCCTCGTCTCCTCGGGGCTCATCTACGACAGCGCCGGCCATGTTCTGGCCTCGGCCTCCTCGGTCGCCGGCCGCGAGCAGATCCTGGTCCACTATGACGACCAGACACTCGAGGCGAGGCTGTGCGGCGTGGACTACATCACCGGACTGGCCGTACTGGCTGTTGACCGCCCCCTCGGCGTACCGGCCGCGCTGTGCCGGCACCGCCAGTGTGCAGGGCAGATGGTGATCGCGATCGGGAATGCCTACGGCGTGCGGGCCTCGCCCACGCTCGGGTTCTGCAGCGGCTTACGCAACGACGGAATCATGCAGTTCACCGCGCCGATCACCTCGGGGACGGTCGGGGGCGGAGTGTTCGACATGGCCGGCGAGCTGGTCGGCGTCATCACCGGCGGGATCGGCCGGGAACGCTTCGCGGAAGTCGGCCTGGCTGTGCCCGCCTCGGAGATTCCCGAGGCCGTGGCCCATCTCGTCGCTCAGGGCGACCGCTACGCCGGCTATGTCGGGGTGCAGATCGCGGATATCGATGTCTCTCCCGGCCTGGAGATTCGCTACCCGGCGTCCTTGGTGGAGTCGGGGCGGACGCCGGGGCGGATCATCGACCGGGGAGTGCTCGTGACCTCGGTGACCGCGGGGTCGCCCGCGGCCCGGGCCGGCCTCTCGCCGGGAGACTTGCTCTTCGCCGTCAACGGCGTCGCCGTCGGATCGGCCGGAGAGCTGCGCAGCCTTGTGCGCAACAACCCGCCGGGGACGCGCGTGGAGATCGGGTACCTGCGCCGCGAGATGCCCTACGTCGTGGCGCTCGAGACGGCGCGGCTCGATGACCCGCGGTGGGAGGATCTCTTCGCCCCGCAGCCGGGAGTGAGCGACCCCGCCGAGGTCACCGATTCCCTGCGGAAGGAGGTGGAGCGGCTCCAGCGGGCGCTCGAAGATCTCCAGAAGCGGCTCCGCTAG
- a CDS encoding zf-HC2 domain-containing protein gives MRCRRTRSFLSAYCREELSGRRKLAVSEHLSTCPECRREESEYRSLFAAAEQVKARTVSADFTTKLFHRLAEERFAETRTKAYLPKRAPVVRWAAVAPVAVSVCVLTLVGIMMLSGGQEPQTAMADLGGDPSTRYMTAQPTHNPNLTVNLEKDWSLAAQMARAERLNRLSQAVGAQVEFHGLPTYGATNVAATTGASPYVSEVYRIRPVIRSYQTPDGTAREVDQTY, from the coding sequence ATGCGCTGTCGAAGAACACGCTCCTTCCTGTCAGCCTACTGTAGAGAGGAACTCTCCGGCCGGCGGAAACTGGCGGTGAGCGAGCATCTATCGACCTGCCCCGAATGTCGCCGAGAGGAGAGCGAGTACCGTAGTCTCTTTGCCGCGGCCGAGCAGGTGAAGGCGCGCACGGTGTCGGCCGACTTCACCACCAAGCTGTTCCATCGGCTGGCGGAAGAGCGCTTCGCGGAAACGCGCACCAAGGCCTACCTGCCGAAGCGCGCGCCGGTGGTCCGGTGGGCGGCGGTGGCCCCGGTCGCCGTGAGCGTCTGCGTCCTGACGCTGGTCGGGATCATGATGCTCTCGGGCGGTCAGGAGCCACAGACGGCAATGGCCGACCTGGGTGGCGATCCCTCGACCCGGTACATGACCGCGCAGCCGACGCACAATCCGAATCTGACGGTGAATCTGGAGAAGGATTGGTCGCTGGCGGCGCAGATGGCCCGGGCCGAGCGGCTCAACCGGCTTTCCCAGGCGGTTGGCGCGCAGGTTGAATTTCACGGGTTGCCGACGTATGGGGCGACCAATGTCGCGGCTACGACCGGGGCCTCGCCCTACGTGTCGGAGGTCTATCGGATTCGTCCGGTAATTCGGTCGTACCAAACGCCGGATGGCACTGCGAGGGAGGTTGACCAGACCTACTGA